Genomic DNA from Burkholderia plantarii:
GCGGTCCGGGTTCAGCACGAAGCGCGCGCACAGGATGTCGATGTGCTGCTTGTCCCACTTCACCTCGGGATAGCGGGCCGCCATCTCGGCCGCGCGCGCGTCCCACCACGGCATGCTGATCGCGATGCCGTTGCTCTTGGTCGCGACGGTCAGCTGCTTCGCGCGGCGCTGCGCGAGATCGAACGCGAACTTCATCACGCGCTCGGTGCCGATGCGCGTGAACACGGCCTGCTGCACCACGAACTCGCGCTCGGTGCCTTCGAACATCGCGCCGCCCACCGACGAATATTCGCCCTCGGTGTTCTCGCGCACGATCATGAAATCGATGTCGCCGGCCTTGCGGTTCGCGAGCGGGCTCGGCACGCCCTCGAACAGCCGCGCCGGCCGCAGGTTCACGTACTGGTCGAACTCGCGGCGGAACTTCAGCAGCGAGCCCCACAGCGAGATGTGATCGGGCACCGCGTCGGGCCAGCCGACCGCGCCGAACAGCAGCGCGTCCATACCCGAAAGTTGCGTTTTCCAGTCGTCGGGCATCATCTGGCCGTGCTGCGCGTAGTAATCGCAGCTGGCCCAGTCGATATGGGTCGCCTCGAAGCGGATGCCGAAGCGCCGCGTGACCGCGTCGAGCACGCGCATGCCTTCCGGCATCACCTCGCGGCCGATGCCGTCGCCGGGAATCACCGCAATCCTGTAGACCTTCTCGCTCATCGCCGTGCCTCCTCGTCGTCGTCATGATCGAAGGTGCGCGCCGGCAAGCCCCGGCGCGCACCGCATCCGCCTAGTGTATTGATTCCGTGCCGGATTAGAATCGGTATCCGGTTAAACGACTTTCCACGAATCGTGAATAAAGCACCGAATCTCGACGACCTGCGCGTGTTCAGCACGGTGGTGCGGCTGGCGAGCTTCAGCGCCGCGGCCGAGCGGCTCGGCGTCTCGCCCGCCTACGTCAGCAAGCGCGTCGCGCTGCTGGAGACGCAGCTGGGCACGCGACTGCTGCATCGCTCGACGCGCCGCGTGGCCGTGACCGATTCCGGCGAGCGCGTGGTGGCGTGGGCCGAGAAGATCCTCGACGACGTCGATCATCTGGTGGAGGACGTCTCGACC
This window encodes:
- a CDS encoding tartrate dehydrogenase; this translates as MSEKVYRIAVIPGDGIGREVMPEGMRVLDAVTRRFGIRFEATHIDWASCDYYAQHGQMMPDDWKTQLSGMDALLFGAVGWPDAVPDHISLWGSLLKFRREFDQYVNLRPARLFEGVPSPLANRKAGDIDFMIVRENTEGEYSSVGGAMFEGTEREFVVQQAVFTRIGTERVMKFAFDLAQRRAKQLTVATKSNGIAISMPWWDARAAEMAARYPEVKWDKQHIDILCARFVLNPDRFDVVVASNLFGDILSDLGPACTGTIGIAPSANLNPDRRFPSLFEPVHGSAPDIAGREIANPIAMIWSAAMMVDFLGHGEGVEREAHDAILAAIEHVLKHGPRTGDLGGQAGTREVGEAVAAQLLG